The window CTCCACATTCCAACAAGCAAGCAGGCAACATTGCAGGTTTGCACTCAACAATCGGTTAGTTATCTCCACACAAACTTGGAACACGTTACAATTGTACATGGAATTGAGTAGAAAAGAAGCTGCCTTGCACGCTACTGGCACTGCATACAGattaacacacacacacacacacacacacacacagacagAGAAACACACAGGAACAACCTCTCCTCTTGCACCCACAATACAGACATCCAAAGCTCTGTCCTTTTGAACCCATAACACATTGAAAGCACTACTTATGTGCAGACAAGCAGCCCTTAACTGCACTTACTAGTTGAAAACGGATGGATTGGTTGTTGCGCTGCTCACTTGAACCTCAAGCACCTCCAGTTTCCGCTCTAGGATGTCCAGCTTCTCATTCAAGGACGCAAGTTTGCTCTTCGTAGTAGCTTCTGCACAAATGCATACAAACCTGTGTAAGCATATTAGTTAACTTGAATAAACATGCATGCATAAGATATGCTACCCCCAGTCCACTCTGTTTTGCTGACATGCTCGAGTTCCTAATCAACATGGAGCGATTATGTTGTGAATGCATCTTGTTTGGAGCAAAAATGGAAGGTATGATAGTTACCAGTGCCTTAATCCGGACCATATTGAAAAGGTTCAATATGCATTCTGGACTAAATGTATACACGGAGGGCAAAGTACAGAACACATATATTCTGCACAGTAATGTTCAAGGTATCTTTCAAGCTTTGTTTTTGACAGTGGTTTAATGGACATAATAAGAAGCATACAGGGCTTGGAAAAGCACCAAGCCAATCCCTCCTTTCCAAGTAACAACTACTCCACAATTATGCAAAATTTTAGATAATGACAATTGTGCAAATCAGACTGACTAGAACATAGTCACTGGAGTAGTTGGCTGGCCAACAGGAAATATGCTGTCTTGTCAATGGAAGCTTAACTAACGTTGATTTAATAAGCTTATAGTCCAGAGAATTCATATCGTAGAAAAGATTTAAGAACAATTAAAGGTCTATATCCAGTAACACCGTTACTGAACTGAATTTCCGAATATGCTTAAGTTAGTTTGTTTGGTGTGACGCTGGCAGCTGTTGGAAGGGCAGAAGAAAGGCTTGATTTATAGATACTGTGTTGACAATGGCAGAAACAAGTTCAGATTAGAAGGGAGGCAGAATGGGTTTAGAGTTGATGGTACTAGTGTACATGGGTGAGGTAGAGCACATTTGTGGAAGGCAGGGAGAGTGGAAATGAAATTTTGGTTGGTGCATATGCATAGCTGTGTCGCCAAGACTAATGGAAATGTGGAAGCCCAGTTAGGGAAGGAGCAAGGCAGATCTAGTAGTAGAAAGGAAAAAGGGTAATGCAGATCCAGAGAAATGTGGCTATGCCTGAGTAGAGGAAGCAGAAATAAATGTGAATCCAGTGCAGGTCCATGGAGGAATTATGGGAAGGATAAGGAGGAAGAGGTAGGAAGAGAAAAAACGGACCGAATCGGAGGAGGAAGTCGAAGAGGCGACGGACGTTGAGGGAGATGTTGGAGATGAACTCGCGGTTCTCCCAGTCCGCCTGCACCGCGATCCCCACGTTCACCGGGTTCCCCATCCCATGCCCGCCCGCGCGAgccatctccccctcccgatCGATCGATTAATTACCTGCTTCTTCTTGGATTCCTCCCTCCCCCGATTCACCTCACCTACTCtactcctcctcgccgccgccgccgctgctgctcgtgACGTGACGTGCTGGTGTCGTCCCCTCCTCATCTTCATTCTCCCGCAACTCCGAGTGGCATCTGTTGGGCTGGGCCGGCATGCATGAGTTAGCCCACGCACATGAGCTTGAACAAATTCGGCCCAGTTTTTCTTTTCCCCCACTACTTTCATTTCCTTTCCTTCGACCTGGAGCAGGGGAGCTGCTTGTTTGCTGGCTCTGGCTCGGTCTGgatggtggcgccgccggcggcactGCATCTGCTACTGTCCCGCCCTTGGCTGACCGCCGCGCAGCTCCGGCAGGCCCACGCCCACCTGGTCGTCTCCTCGCTCCTAGCCGACCGCTTCTTCCCCAACTCGCtcctccgctccctcctcccgccctcccactcccactccccgctgcgcgccctccgcctcttcccgcgcctccgccgcatcATCGCTACCAATCCCTTCTTCCCCAACGCCTAcaccttctccttcctcctcaccgcctccgcctccctcgctcctcttccccacgccgcctcgccgcgcgtcCTCGTAGAATCGCTCCACGCCCTCGCCATCCTCGTCGCCTGCGACGCCCACGCCTACGTCTCCAACGGCCTCATCCACGCCTACGCCTCCTGCGCCCTCCTCTGCTCCGCCCGCCGCGTCTTCGATGTCAACGTCTCCTGCAGGGACGTCTGCTCCTGGACCTCGCTCCTCACCGCCTACGGCAGggccgcccgcctccaccaCGCGCGCGCCCTGTTCGACGCAATGCCCCACAAAACCACCATCGCCTGGGCCGCCATCCTCAGCGCCTACGTCGGCGCCGGGAGCTTCGCGGAGGCCGTCGACGTGTTCCAGGAGATGCTCAGGGCCCGCGTGCGCCCCAACAGGGCGGTCATCCTCAGCGTGCTGGCCGCGTGCGGGGCGCTCGGGGCGCTGGAGCAAGGGCGGTGGGTGCACGCCCACCTGGTTGCCGCCCACGGCGCGATGGCCAAGGACGGGATGGTGGCCACGGCGCTGGTGGAcatgtacgccaagtgcgggaGCCTCGAGACGGCGAGGCAGGTGTTCTCGGGCATGGCGGAGAGGGACGTGTTCGCGTACACGGCCATGGTCTCGGGCCTGTCGGACCACGGCCGCTGCGTGGAGGCCATCGAGCTGTTCGGGCGGATGCAGGAGGAAGGGGTGCGGCCCAACGAGGTGACCTTCATCTGCGTGCTGAGCGCGTGCGGGAGGGCGGGGCTGGTCGGGCGCGCGAGGGAGATCCTGGGGAGCATGTCGGCGGTGCACGGCATGGAGGCCGGCGTGGAGCACTACGGCAGCATGGTGGACGTGCTGGGGCGGGCGGGGATGGTGGAGGAGGCCCTGGAGGTGGTGCGGAGGATGCCGATGAGGCCCGACTCGTACGTGCTGGGGGCGCTGCTGAACGCGTGCGTGGCGCGCGGGGACACGGAGGgcggggaggaggtggcggcgatgaTGGCGGAGCTGGGGCTGGACGACCGCAGCGGGGTGCAGGTGCAGCTGTCGAACCTGTACGCGGGGCGGGGGAAgtgggaggaggtggtgggcgTGCGGAGGGggatggaggagaggaaggTGGTCAAGGTGCCAGGGTGCAGCATGGTGGAGGTGGACGGCGTCGCCAGAgagttcgtcgccggcgaccggtCGCACGAGGCGTGGATCATAGACGTCGCCGAGCAGCTGGAGCGGATGCTCGCCCACCACTGACTCCCGTCCGTctctcagcttcctccgtcaATTTTTAGATTCGACTGAGACGCTGAGCTCATCCGTCCATCCATGAGAGTTGTACGTATAACTCTTTTTTCACTATGACCAAGGAGAACACTAACTCCTCCGATCCATTTATTCATCGAGGCACAAACAAAATAAGTTCAACTCTTGTGGAAAAACTAAGAAACATTATACAAACATTATACGTACAGctcttgtggatggagggagtacgattCAGTGACTCTTCCGGTGGGATATGTGCCTCATAAATCAAGAAACGTATTAGTTCATTGTTGTAAATCTGTATCGTGTAAGACCACAATGTTAAAGAGAGAAACAACGGAGTGAACGGCAAGAAGCAGCGATGATCATTATATAATGGTTGTGCACAGCAACTTGTTTTTCATGTTGTAAGCAGGACACGGCACTTTTAGCGTGTTGCTGATATGCCATCAATCAATAACATCTTACAAGCCGTTTTCGCaagttaaaagaaaaaagaaggggACAATCGAGCATGAGTTATCACAATGCAGCAACAGGTAGCAAGCCGTTGTGCCTGAGCAGAGCTTCCGGTGATGGCTCCCGTCCGCGGAAAGACACAAACACCTGCATTTTCATTTCCAGAGTTAGCGTACGTCGTCTTATTCCACATAAGTTAGTGCAAACTATGCCCTTTACATACGCTTATTGCACAAATAAAGCATCCATGTCAAGAGATGCTGTCAAAGGCACCAGAAGCCTACCTCGAGTGGAGATTTTCCACCTCCAAGCGCAAGGACTGTTTCTCTGAATCGTCTGCCAGTTTCCTCAATTGCCTAGATAAAGTCATAGCTAGAGTCAATATCATTGATTTTTATATCCTTTCTGTATTCTATGTGCCACACATTGTTTTGTAGGGCAAAATATACGTTTGGCCAAATAAACAAATTAAGTTAAGAAAATGACTACTAAACAAGTCATTTTGACACATCCAGAGCACCTCCCTGGATGGGGGAAAACAAGAAAAACTGTACCTTCTCATTGTCCAAACCAACGTCTTCAAATGCTGAGAATGCATCAGCTGACAATACTTCAGCCCACTGTGCACATAGAAAAGATACTAGTTTCAGCATACTCATATGCCACAGAAGGAACGTAATGTTTTAAACGTTTACAGCAATATACCTTGTAACTGTAGTATCCAGCTGCATAGCCTCCTGCAGAttgtcaataaaaaaaatagtgagatCTGCAGTCAAATAAATGAATGAATGTACATGTAGGTTAAAGCATTGCAAACCTGCAAATATATGGCTAAAGCTGCACAGGAATTTATCCTCCGGAAGAGGAGCAAGAACCTGTGTTCGCTCAGCAACTCTTCGGTCGACATCATATATGGACAATGAACCATTTGGATCGTAAGTCGTATGCAGCTCCATGTCCACACTAGCAAAACGTATCTGCAGAAGGGATGGCAAGGATTAGCCATTTAGAAAGAACATAGGCATAAAGGAAGCATAAATTACTTCATACACTTGTTAGATATTAGTGTGATGTGTGTATGTGACCATGACCTATACACAatacagacaaaaataaaatataaaacataCCTGACGTAAACTGAAGGTGCCAGCACGGAAATTCTTTGCAGCGACAAGCTTTGCATAAATTTCCTCTGGAAGAAGTTCGCCTGTTTCATAATGCTTTGCAATGCTCAAAAGAGTATTCCTGGCACCAACAAAACAACTGTTTAACAAACAGGTTCAAGGCTAcaagttaaaaaaacaaaatgatacAGATCCATCTTACTTGTGGTAGCACCAGTTCTCCATGAACTGAGAGGGCAGCTCTACAGCATCCCATTCTACTCCACGAATACCAGAAACAAATCCTTCATCTTGTTTGGTAAGCATGTGCTGCAGCGCATGACCAAATTCATGGAACACAGTTTCAACCTACAAAAGAcacatgccaaaaaaaaaagaaattacccTCATAATCAGTATAGCACTACTTAATTGATATGGAAGCAGGTGTGTCACAATCTTCAGGTGAATTTGATAATTACTGATGCTCTCATCAGTACTTTAGTGTACAGTTTTCCACATATTGATGTAACAGAATACTCATACATTGGAGACTATCTGGAATAATTTACCATTGCCATATTTATTATTGCTTACCTCACGGAAGGTCATAAGACTGGGTTTATCACCAACTGGTGGGGTCTGATTACACACCATATGGGCAACAGGAAACCTGACAGGTGAACCATTGCGAGCAAGCACACGACTGCGAGAAAAAACCACATTCATCCAAGCCCCTCCACGCTTCTCAGATGGTCTTGAATATGGATCAAAGTAGAAATAAGCAACAGGGCTATTCGAAGAATCTTTGACACAGTAAAATTTGACATCACTATTCCAAACCTGAAAAAGGTAACTCAGTGGTCAATAGCTGCAGAACATTAACATATAGTTtgctgaagaaaagaaaacaactgCTTACAGGAGCCAGTCCATCTGCAGGCTCTACGCTAACACCAAAGAGCCTATTTGCGAGACTGAAGAGGCCATCCATAACCTTGGGTAGTGCAAAGTAAGGACGCAAATCTTCCTGCAGTAGCAATGCTAGAAATCAACTCAATGGCCCATCATCACAACAGGAGCACATTTAATAGAGTTCAGCTCAACGTATATATGGACAAAACAGTAACCCATCACAGTTTAGCCATCAAAACAGTACTGATCATAAGAAATCCATTAAACATTTCTAGAGAGCAAAGAAAGAACCTCGTTGATATCATATTTAGATTCCCGGAGTCGTTCACTCCAGAAGCTTAGGTCCCAGTGAGCCAGGTCATTGGCTTCTGGAGAAGCAGACTCTTTAGCAAAGGCTTTTAGATCTTCCATATCTGCACACAGAAACCAACAGCTAAGATATTCGAACCTCAAAAGATGCCTACTCCTTATAGAATATGCCACAAAAATTTGCTCACACTAAGACAGGTATGTATGAAAACAAAGATGATACATAAATAACACAAGAGAAATACAAAGAAGATACTCAATAATTTGATTGGCTACCTTTAACAGCATGATCCCAGGAGGCAGCACGGAGTTTCTCAAGAAGCTCTTCTACACGGTCAACAGTTGCCATTTTCTGAGCCATGCTTACCTTCAGGATTTAAAACTAGTTTAGAAAAGTTAGATAATTGTATACATGATTTTAATGTGGAAACAGTGACAAATGCAAGCACCTCAGCATAGTTCTTGTAGCCGAGTAGCTTAGCCTTCTCCAGCCTCAACTTTAGAATTTGACTGATGATATTGGTGTTATCAAGGTCGCCACTAGAGGCACGGGTTAGGTAAGCACGATAAACTTCTTCACGAAGTGCTCTGTTCCGTGCATGCTGCATAACAGCAATATAGCTTGGCGCATCCAATGTGATGATCCATGGTCCGTTTTCAGCCGAAGCATTTTCATGACCCTAACAAAATGGCTTGTCAGTGTGATGAATCAAGAGAGAACTTTTAAGCTTCAATAATGGTGTTTATAGCTTATATACCTTTGACGCGGCAGTCTGTGCTGCTAAGCCAAGTGCTGTGGCAGGTAACCCATCAATTTCATTCTTATCAGTAATTAATTTCTCAAATTTCTTAGTTGCATCCAGCACATTTTCACTGAACTTTTGTGTTAACTTCTCAAGCTCCTGAAATGAAGTTAGCATTCCATTAATTAATATGCATCAGCAAACAtccaaaaataaagaaaataaataagcaTGAACAAAAAAGTAACATGAAGAGAATATATGGAATATGACAACCATCAGAAGTATTAAATAGCATCTACAATCAGCTACAACAAACAACAGCCACCCCAAAAAGAATGTGACATCACAGAAGAGAAGAAGCTAAGGTTTATATGAGTCAATGTCAAGTAATCCTAGGTTTGTTGACCAAAAGCATGCAGATTTGTCAGGACGAAACAATCAAGTAAATTCTGGCATTGTTTGTAATAATCAGTATAATGTAATGCGTTTAATCAAAACTTGAACAGTGCAGCATAGTATATAGTATGCTTTAAGAGCATGACTGGTGAAAAAGATCATGTCAGAGCCTATGTCCAACTATCTACAATGAAGAAATTTTTTATGTTGCTAGACTGCTTGAAATAAGATTTTCACCGAAATAAAAGTGTCCAATAtttgatggaaaaaaaagattacctgctcgatttgattaaatttctCCCTCTGTTCATCCTCAAGTGCGACTCCACTTAGAACGGCTTCCTTGATTTGGGCTGGTGAAGGGGAAAAAAGGGGAATGTTGTTAGGAAAGGAAAATGCAAGTACTCGTCTGCCATAAAGAAATGTGGTCAAGTTGGAAGTTGACTTGGTAATGTTTGGAAGTATAATATATAACGATGAATGTTAACAGCATTAGACTATGACGACAAGGGAGATAAACATGGTTTGAGTGTGGATTGAATATAACATAGAAGGTCACCTTCTACTATACGCTTGCGAGCCTCACTGAGGGTTTCCCAGTCTGAAGAATTCCTTATGGCGTTGAAAGCTTGGTATATAGGCTTGCTCTGGCCCAGCCTTAGTTGGAATTTGACTTTGTCAGGCTGTGCAGCAAGGGTCAAACAGTTGAGTTGATGACGATCAGTGAAGTGAGGATGATGAGTCAAGCGCAGCTGTTGTGGGTAGGTACCTGAACgtcctcgacggcggcgcggaggtcGGAAGAGTCCTTGACGGCCTTGAGGTGGTCGACGGTGCCCCAGACGACCTCGAGGCTGTCGACGATCCGCTCGAGCGGCTCGACCAGCTTCCCCCAGGTGGGCTGCACGCCCTTCTCGAGGTCGGTGAGCTCGCCCTCCTGCATGCAACAAGGA of the Oryza sativa Japonica Group chromosome 2, ASM3414082v1 genome contains:
- the LOC4331244 gene encoding probable cytosolic oligopeptidase A (The RefSeq protein has 1 substitution compared to this genomic sequence), whose translation is MVFLIVSASSFLIRLPLVARARLPNPTSSSYTSRSRSRALLLLPASSPLRAFCPASRRPSPATCSAAYASSSMATDDNPLLADFDFPPFDRVEPIHVRPAVRTLLARLEGELTDLEKGVQPTWGKLVEPLERIVDSLEVVWGTVDHLKAVKDSSDLRAAVEDVQPDKVKFQLRLGQSKPIYQAFNAIRNSSDWETLSEARKRIVEAQIKEAVLSGVALEDEQREKFNQIEQELEKLTQKFSENVLDATKKFEKLITDKNEIDGLPATALGLAAQTAASKGHENASAENGPWIITLDAPSYIAVMQHARNRALREEVYRAYLTRASSGDLDNTNIISQILKLRLEKAKLLGYKNYAEVSMAQKMATVDRVEELLEKLRAASWDHAVKDMEDLKAFAKESASPEANDLAHWDLSFWSERLRESKYDINEEDLRPYFALPKVMDGLFSLANRLFGVSVEPADGLAPVWNSDVKFYCVKDSSNSPVAYFYFDPYSRPSEKRGGAWMNVVFSRSRVLARNGSPVRLPVAHMVCNQTPPVGDKPSLMTFREVETVFHEFGHALQHMLTKQDEGFVSGIRGVEWDAVELPSQFMENWCYHKNTLLSIAKHYETGELLPEEIYAKLVAAKNFRAGTFSLRQIRFASVDMELHTTYDPNGSLSIYDVDRRVAERTQVLAPLPEDKFLCSFSHIFAGGYAAGYYSYKWAEVLSADAFSAFEDVGLDNEKAIEETGRRFRETVLALGGGKSPLEVFVSFRGREPSPEALLRHNGLLPVAAL
- the LOC4331243 gene encoding pentatricopeptide repeat-containing protein At3g62890 encodes the protein MVAPPAALHLLLSRPWLTAAQLRQAHAHLVVSSLLADRFFPNSLLRSLLPPSHSHSPLRALRLFPRLRRIIATNPFFPNAYTFSFLLTASASLAPLPHAASPRVLVESLHALAILVACDAHAYVSNGLIHAYASCALLCSARRVFDVNVSCRDVCSWTSLLTAYGRAARLHHARALFDAMPHKTTIAWAAILSAYVGAGSFAEAVDVFQEMLRARVRPNRAVILSVLAACGALGALEQGRWVHAHLVAAHGAMAKDGMVATALVDMYAKCGSLETARQVFSGMAERDVFAYTAMVSGLSDHGRCVEAIELFGRMQEEGVRPNEVTFICVLSACGRAGLVGRAREILGSMSAVHGMEAGVEHYGSMVDVLGRAGMVEEALEVVRRMPMRPDSYVLGALLNACVARGDTEGGEEVAAMMAELGLDDRSGVQVQLSNLYAGRGKWEEVVGVRRGMEERKVVKVPGCSMVEVDGVAREFVAGDRSHEAWIIDVAEQLERMLAHH
- the LOC4331242 gene encoding probable protein BRICK1, whose translation is MARAGGHGMGNPVNVGIAVQADWENREFISNISLNVRRLFDFLLRFEATTKSKLASLNEKLDILERKLEVLEVQVSSATTNPSVFN
- the LOC4331244 gene encoding probable cytosolic oligopeptidase A isoform X1, whose translation is MGPPRVGVGVGVGGGSGIGVAMVFLIVSASSFLIRLPLVARARLPNPTSSSYTSRSRSRALLLLPASSPLRAFCPASRRPSPATCSAAYASSSMATDDNPLLADFDFPPFDRVEPIHVRPAVRTLLARLEGELTDLEKGVQPTWGKLVEPLERIVDSLEVVWGTVDHLKAVKDSSDLRAAVEDVQPDKVKFQLRLGQSKPIYQAFNAIRNSSDWETLSEARKRIVEAQIKEAVLSGVALEDEQREKFNQIEQELEKLTQKFSENVLDATKKFEKLITDKNEIDGLPATALGLAAQTAASKGHENASAENGPWIITLDAPSYIAVMQHARNRALREEVYRAYLTRASSGDLDNTNIISQILKLRLEKAKLLGYKNYAEVSMAQKMATVDRVEELLEKLRAASWDHAVKDMEDLKAFAKESASPEANDLAHWDLSFWSERLRESKYDINEEDLRPYFALPKVMDGLFSLANRLFGVSVEPADGLAPVWNSDVKFYCVKDSSNSPVAYFYFDPYSRPSEKRGGAWMNVVFSRSRVLARNGSPVRFPVAHMVCNQTPPVGDKPSLMTFREVETVFHEFGHALQHMLTKQDEGFVSGIRGVEWDAVELPSQFMENWCYHKNTLLSIAKHYETGELLPEEIYAKLVAAKNFRAGTFSLRQIRFASVDMELHTTYDPNGSLSIYDVDRRVAERTQVLAPLPEDKFLCSFSHIFAGLQCFNLHYLFYVHSGLKYCQLMHSQHLKTLVWTMRRQLRKLADDSEKQSLRLEVENLHSRCLCLSADGSHHRKLCSGTTACYLLLHCDNSCSIVPFFFLLTCENGL